Proteins from a genomic interval of Bradyrhizobium sp. CCGB01:
- a CDS encoding PRC-barrel domain-containing protein, with translation MKSFLAVALLSTAVVGGAAFAQSAQPADRAAPAATQPADKMMLKDNWRASKLMGLNVYNEANEKLGDINELLVDKNGKINAVVIGIGGFLGMGEHDIAVSMDKLKFVEEPVRTSSTSNTTTTRETTTGAASTTTTNRNTNDWVPDHAVMSGNKEQLKALPQFKYSDYN, from the coding sequence ATGAAAAGCTTTCTTGCTGTCGCTTTGCTGAGCACCGCCGTTGTCGGGGGCGCCGCGTTCGCGCAATCCGCTCAGCCGGCCGACCGCGCCGCGCCGGCGGCTACCCAGCCCGCCGACAAGATGATGCTAAAGGACAATTGGCGCGCTTCGAAGCTCATGGGCCTGAACGTCTATAACGAGGCCAACGAAAAGCTTGGCGACATTAACGAACTGCTGGTCGACAAGAACGGCAAGATCAACGCCGTGGTGATCGGCATCGGCGGTTTTCTCGGGATGGGCGAGCACGACATCGCGGTCTCGATGGACAAGCTGAAGTTCGTTGAAGAGCCGGTCCGGACAAGCTCGACGAGCAACACGACCACTACGCGCGAGACCACCACCGGTGCGGCTTCGACGACCACGACAAACCGCAACACGAACGATTGGGTGCCGGACCACGCCGTCATGAGCGGCAACAAGGAGCAGCTGAAAGCGCTCCCGCAGTTCAAGTATTCGGACTACAACTGA
- a CDS encoding glycosyltransferase family 4 protein, which translates to MRIAQLAPLAESVPPKLYGGTERVIAWLVDELVALGHDVTLFASGDSSTKAKLHAVWPRALRLGRKGVDPNAACALLIEAISERAHEFDIIHSHVDWLPLPTLSRAGVPFLTTMHGRLDLPGLPDVIGTFAKAPFVSISDNQRRPLPDATWIATIPHGLPKDLFRPSFEAGAYLAFLGRLTAEKGPEAAMRIARAVRMPLRIAAKIPRAETAYFKKKLEPEIDGQTIKLVGEVDDVRKQPFLAGAAALLFPIDWPEPFGLVMIEAMACGTPVIAYRSGSVPEVVEDGVTGFIVDDEEQAIEAVKKAARLDRSTIRARFEERFVASRMARQYEESYRGLVARGARHA; encoded by the coding sequence ATGAGGATCGCCCAGCTTGCCCCCTTGGCCGAGAGCGTTCCTCCGAAGCTGTACGGCGGCACAGAGCGGGTGATCGCTTGGCTGGTGGACGAGCTGGTCGCACTCGGACACGACGTTACACTGTTCGCGAGCGGCGACTCCAGCACGAAGGCCAAGCTTCACGCGGTGTGGCCGCGCGCACTGCGTCTGGGTCGGAAGGGCGTCGATCCGAACGCCGCTTGCGCGCTACTGATCGAGGCCATCTCCGAACGTGCGCACGAATTCGACATCATCCATTCCCACGTGGACTGGTTGCCTCTGCCGACCCTGAGTCGCGCCGGAGTGCCGTTTCTGACGACCATGCACGGTCGGCTCGACCTTCCGGGCTTGCCCGATGTGATCGGGACTTTCGCAAAGGCTCCCTTCGTCTCGATATCGGACAACCAGCGCCGTCCCCTTCCGGACGCGACTTGGATCGCGACGATTCCGCACGGGCTGCCCAAGGACCTGTTTCGTCCCTCCTTCGAAGCCGGTGCGTACCTGGCCTTTCTCGGGCGGCTGACGGCGGAGAAGGGGCCGGAAGCTGCGATGCGCATAGCTCGCGCCGTCCGGATGCCGCTCCGGATCGCGGCCAAGATACCTCGAGCGGAGACGGCCTATTTCAAGAAGAAGCTGGAGCCGGAGATCGACGGCCAGACGATCAAACTCGTCGGCGAAGTGGACGACGTCCGCAAGCAGCCGTTCCTCGCCGGCGCCGCAGCTCTCTTGTTTCCTATCGATTGGCCGGAGCCGTTCGGTCTCGTCATGATCGAGGCGATGGCGTGCGGCACGCCCGTGATCGCCTACCGTTCAGGATCGGTGCCGGAAGTCGTCGAAGACGGCGTCACCGGCTTCATCGTGGACGACGAGGAGCAAGCGATCGAAGCGGTCAAGAAAGCCGCCCGGCTGGACCGCAGCACAATCCGCGCCCGCTTCGAGGAGCGTTTCGTCGCCAGTCGCATGGCCAGGCAGTATGAAGAGAGCTATCGGGGACTGGTCGCTCGCGGAGCACGCCACGCCTGA
- a CDS encoding DUF1236 domain-containing protein: MNKRLFLATTAAVAIATSAFAQSSPSTSSSSPSATQQQKDSTSTPSSSTSTPSNSSGSAQTNPSSNSAQTQSPSSTGQTAGSQPSNSGTGTNTTQAPASGNSTNQAQTNQPSNQSTTPSNQAQTDTTSNTNNQTQNANPPSSTTNQAQSPSGSGSTSTVQQPINQQNTADRSSNTNVNASVNINDQQRTRISASISHLNVQPLTNVNFSLSVGAVVPRDIRLQPLPAEVVEIVPQYRGYNFVLVKDEIVIIEPSTYKIVTVLPYSGRSTAAAPARTEQRKMTFSDRDREVVRKHAKARPVEREKRVTTGSSVRTEIRAGERVPEGVEIEAFPEEVYRDAPTLREYRYINRDSRTYIVEPHERRIIEEID, encoded by the coding sequence ATGAACAAGCGTTTATTCTTGGCCACGACCGCTGCCGTCGCGATCGCGACTTCGGCTTTCGCTCAATCTTCGCCGAGCACGTCGAGCTCCAGTCCGTCCGCAACGCAGCAGCAGAAGGACTCCACATCGACGCCGTCCTCTTCGACGTCGACGCCGTCGAATTCGTCGGGCTCGGCTCAGACCAATCCTTCGAGCAACTCGGCTCAAACCCAGTCTCCGTCGTCGACCGGCCAAACCGCCGGTAGCCAGCCGTCCAATTCCGGGACGGGCACCAACACCACGCAGGCACCCGCCTCGGGCAATTCGACGAACCAGGCCCAGACCAATCAGCCGTCGAACCAGTCCACGACGCCGTCCAACCAGGCGCAGACCGATACTACTTCAAACACGAACAACCAGACGCAGAACGCCAATCCGCCGTCCTCGACCACCAACCAGGCGCAGTCGCCCTCTGGTAGCGGCTCGACCAGCACCGTCCAGCAGCCGATCAATCAGCAGAACACGGCGGATCGTTCGTCGAACACCAACGTGAACGCGTCGGTGAACATCAACGACCAGCAGCGGACCCGCATCAGCGCGTCAATATCACACCTGAACGTGCAGCCGCTCACCAACGTGAACTTCTCCCTGTCGGTGGGCGCCGTCGTCCCCCGCGACATCCGCCTGCAGCCGTTGCCGGCAGAGGTCGTCGAGATCGTGCCGCAGTATCGGGGCTACAACTTCGTGCTGGTGAAGGACGAGATCGTGATCATCGAGCCCTCGACCTACAAGATCGTGACGGTCCTGCCGTATTCCGGCCGTTCGACGGCGGCGGCACCGGCGCGCACCGAGCAGCGCAAGATGACGTTCAGCGACCGCGATCGCGAGGTCGTGCGCAAGCACGCCAAGGCGCGCCCGGTCGAGCGCGAGAAGCGGGTGACCACCGGCAGCTCGGTCCGGACCGAGATTCGGGCCGGCGAGCGCGTGCCGGAGGGCGTGGAGATCGAGGCCTTCCCCGAGGAGGTCTATCGGGATGCTCCGACACTTCGCGAGTACCGCTACATCAACCGGGACAGCCGCACCTACATCGTCGAACCCCATGAGCGTCGCATCATCGAAGAGATCGACTAA